The Thermoplasmatales archaeon nucleotide sequence GATGACAAGATCTTTATCGGGCTTAAGGGACATATTATGTATCTGGATTTTCCAGAAGAATACGAGAACTGGCAAAATATCCCACCAGAGAAGCTTATTGATGTTACTCCGGTAAAAAAAATATCTGAAAGAAAGATTGCTGATGCAATCAGAAAATTGGCAAAGGATGTTAGTAGGGTGATAATCGCTACAGATTATGATAGAGAAGGCGAGCTGATTGGAACAGAAGTTTTATCTTTAATTCCCAAGGATGTTGAAATAAAGAGAGCAAAATTCAGCTCAATAACTCCTTATGAAATTAAAAAATCGTTTGAAAATCTAGGGAGTATTGACTATAACTTATCAAAATCCGCTGAAGCAAGACAACACATTGATTTGATATGGGGGGCAAGTTTAACAAGATTTATATCTATTTCTTCTGAACAACTTGGAAAAGATTTTTTATCTGTTGGAAGAGTTCAATCCCCAACTCTCGCCCTAATTGTTGAGAGAGAAAATGAAATAAGGAATTTTATCCCAAAACCCTTTTGGAGGATAGAAGTAATATTTGAAAAAAATGGTGAGAAATTCAAAGCAGAATATCCAAAAATAATAAATGATGAAAAATTTGCGGATGAAATATTATCAAAATTAAAAGAAATAGGAAAGGGAATTGTGAAATCATTTTCAAAAAAAGAAGTTGAAAATATGCCTCCTCCACCCTTTGATACCACTTCTTTTTTAAGCGAAGCATCCAAGATTGGATTTTCTGCAATGGAAGCAATGAAAATAGCAGAAGAGCTGTACATGAATGGATTGATTTCTTATCCAAGAACCGATAATACAGTTTATCCTCCTCTTCCCTTTAAAAGCATATTGGAAAAATTAAAAGAGGTTTTTCCAGATGAAATTAAAAAACTCGAAGGCATGATGAGGAGTAAGCCAGTGAGCGGGAAGAAAGAAAGCAAGGATCATCCTCCGATTCATCCTGTTGATTGTAAAAGATTGCAGGGAAAGCAAGCAAAGATATATGAGCTGATTGCAAGGCGTTTCATGGCGACGCTCGCCAAAAATGCATTGATTGAAGTTAAAAATGCAGAAGTAGTGGTGGGGGAAGTAAATTTGAAAGCGAGCGGGCTGAAAATAAAAGAAAAAAACTGGATGGAAATATATAAAACAACTTTAAAGGAAGAAGCTCTGCCAGATTTATTTGAAGGAGAGGAAGTGAAGATTTTAGATATTAAGAAAATAAAAGGTGAGACAAAGCCACCAGCTAGATACACCCAGGGAAGTCTAATACTGGAAATGGAAAGAAGGGGCTTAGGCACGAAATCCACAAGGCATGAAATAATAAGTAAGTTATATGAAAGAAATTATATAAGGGGCAAGTACATTTCTCCTACTCCTTCAGCCTTTGCGGTTATTGA carries:
- a CDS encoding DNA topoisomerase I produces the protein MKTLVICEKNIAARRIAQILSGGKAKRVNINGIPCYCFDDKIFIGLKGHIMYLDFPEEYENWQNIPPEKLIDVTPVKKISERKIADAIRKLAKDVSRVIIATDYDREGELIGTEVLSLIPKDVEIKRAKFSSITPYEIKKSFENLGSIDYNLSKSAEARQHIDLIWGASLTRFISISSEQLGKDFLSVGRVQSPTLALIVERENEIRNFIPKPFWRIEVIFEKNGEKFKAEYPKIINDEKFADEILSKLKEIGKGIVKSFSKKEVENMPPPPFDTTSFLSEASKIGFSAMEAMKIAEELYMNGLISYPRTDNTVYPPLPFKSILEKLKEVFPDEIKKLEGMMRSKPVSGKKESKDHPPIHPVDCKRLQGKQAKIYELIARRFMATLAKNALIEVKNAEVVVGEVNLKASGLKIKEKNWMEIYKTTLKEEALPDLFEGEEVKILDIKKIKGETKPPARYTQGSLILEMERRGLGTKSTRHEIISKLYERNYIRGKYISPTPSAFAVIDALRSGADIITKPDMTAHIEKEMDGIAEGKKSFSEVVEESKELLRKAFEILNENKKEIGEKIKIAMEKQNYFGDCPKCGGKLVLRKSKHGRFIGCSNYPRCSNIYSIPKTGSVFFEGEYCNKCKSPMITIISKGKKWKRCLKRDCK